The DNA region GGGAAAGCGATTGCTCTCCACCGTCGCGGCATGCCGATTGGCTTGGCGTTCGGCGGCGCCAACGTACACGGTCGAAAGCTGCTGCTCGCAACCCGCTGGGACGCCCGCCGCGCTCCGGGCGAGCCCGATCGATCGGCCCCGAGAAGGGAAGCGAATGCGACGCGACTCGCGGCCGGCTGAAGCGGCCCGGAGAGCATTCCAGGCGACATTGAATCGGCCAGGGCTAGCTCCCGCCGCCCGCTAAATCGCCACATCACCGGATCAAGCAAGCCGGGACCAGCAGGCGCCGGGCCGGCCACCCCCTAAATGTACTAGGACGGGACGATCGCTGCTGACTGTTGCCTCACCGAACTCTCTCGGCAATTCCAAGCACGTTGAGCGACTGTCAACCCGGAGCTCAGGGCGATTGCACGTTAACTCATGCCCCGCAGAGCACTTCGAGTCGGTACTGATCGCACCATGCCGCGGTGAGGCGTTTGTTCTTTACGCCGAGCTTTCGGGAGGTGTTGTTCTTGAGGAGGCTCAGCGCCGTTCTGCGCAGCAGGCTGAGGTTGGCGTCGGCGTGTCCCTTGCGGACGCGGCATTGGTCTTCGCCGAACGTCACGTCGAGCTGCCAGTGGAGTGAGTTCTCGATCCCCCAGTGGCCGCGCACCGCCTCGGCGAACTTCTTGCCGCTCATGTAGCGGCTAGTGATGTAGTAGCGCGTGTCGAATGTCTGTGCGCCGTCGCTATGGGTGGTGATGCGGACCGCCATGCCGATCGCCTTGAGCCCACGCCACTTCTCACGCTCGGGAAACCCCTCCGGCAGCTTCGTCAGGTAGTAGTAGCGGTCTTCCTCGCGGCCGTGCCCCTTCTCGTGCGACTCGTGCCGTCGGCACGCCACGTTCCGGCAGTCGTCTTCCAGTTGCGCGGTGAAGAACGCATCGATCGCTTCGCACAAGTTCGGTTGGTTCCCCTTGGTCGCCAGCACGTAGTCGCCGCCCCCTTCGACGATCCGCTCGGCGATCTCCCGTTGACACCCCATCGCGTCGATGGTCACCAAACACCCCTTGATTTCCAGCATCTCAAGCAGCCTTGGGATGGCTGTGATCTCGTTGCTCTTGGCGTCGGTGACGACCTGCCCCAGGGCGATATGATTGGCGGTCGCCCAGGCGCTCACCATGTGGATCGCCGCCTTGCTGCTCGCTGCGTCGAAGCTGCGCCGCAGCGTCTTACCATCGATCGCGATCACCTGGCCGTCGGTGACCTCATGCAGCGCGGTGACCCAGCTCAAGAAGCACTTCTCGAACTCGGCCGGGTTGAGGGCCGCGAAGACCGCGTTGAAGCGGTCGTGCGAAGGCACGCCCGCCGACAGGTCCAAGAACTTCGCCAGCCACCCTCTCTTCTCCCTCGACCACGCGGCGATCGACACGAAGTCGTCCGCCCCGCTTAGGACCGCGCACAACGCCATCACCACAACGTTCACCAACGGGTAGATCGGCTCACGCCGACGCGGATCGGTTAGCCCCTCGAAATGCCTCGCGATCCCTGCCTCGGAAACCTCGCCCACAACAATCCCTCCGACAAGAACGCAAACATGACGCAAGCGGCGCTCCCAACGAAATCATGTTCGACTCGCCGTAAGTCTCGCAGACTACCCAGCGTGGCGCAATCGCCCTGACGCCCCACCCGAGGAGCTGTACGATCTCGATCAAGACCCATGGGGGGTCAACAACCTGATCGACGACCCGCTGCACGCCGAGGCGCTTGCGCGGATGCGGACCGAGCTCGACGAGTGGCGGCAAACTTCCGGCGACGCCGACATTCATCCTCGCAAGATCCCGCGTCGCAAAGCGCCGGCTAGTCTCCGCGACGCCAATTGAATTCGGCGCCCAATTCCAGAACCACCAAGGCGGCCCCGTTGCCCGATCACACGATGCGACCACTCCTGGCTTACGTCTTCTCCGCGCTGTGCGCTGCTTCGCAGGCGATCGCCACCGGCCAGCCGCCCGCCCCAGCCGGCCGAGAGGCGGCCCGGCCAAACATCGTCCTGATCTACGCCGACGACATCGGCTACGGCGACCTAAGCTGCTACGGGGCGAAGAAGGTCGCGACGCCCAACATCGATCGCCTCGCCGCGCAAGGCCTCCGCTTCACCGACGCCCACTCGGTCGCGTCGGTCTGCACCCCCTCTCGCTACTCCCTGCTCACGGGCAAGTACGCCTTCCGGCAGCCGGGGACCGGCATCGCCTCGGGCGTCGAGGGGCTCCTGGTCGACCCGGCACGCACCACGCTCCCCTCGATGCTCAAGGGTTCGGGCTACGCGACCGGCATCGTCGGCAAATGGCACCTTGGACTGGGCGTCAAGCCGACCGACTACAACGGGAAGATCCGGCCCGGTCCGAACGATGTCGGCTTCGAATACGCCTGGATCATGCCGGCGACCGGCGACCGCGTCCCCTGCGTCTGGGTCGAGAACGACCGGGTGGTCAACCTCGACCCGACCGACCCGATCAAGCTGGACTACCGGGTGAAGCGAGGCGAGCCCCGCTCGTTTGTGAATGGCGTCCCTCGCATCGGCGAGCAGACCGGGGGCGAGGCCGCGCTGTGGGACGACGAGAACATCTCAACGGTCGTCGCCCAGAAGAGCAACGCGTTCATGGAGAGGCATCAAGCCGGGCCGTTCTTCCTGGAGGTTTCGACGCACAACATCCACGTCCCGCGCGTCCCTAACCCGAGGTTCATCGGTAAGAGCGACTGCGGCGTGCGCGGCGACGCCATCGTGGAACTCGATTGGATCGTGGGCGAGGTCCTCGGCAAGCTAGAGGCGCTCGGCCTCGCGGATAACACGCTCGTCATGTTCTCCAGCGACAACGGCGGGGTGCTAGACGACAACGGCCCAGACAAGGTGCACGGGGTCGGCGATCCGGACGGATCCAACGGGCACGGCCCCAACGGCGTGCTGCGCGGCCAAAAGGGGACCGTCTGGGAAGGGGGGACGCGCGTGCCGATGATCGCGCGGTGGCCGGGCCATGTGAGGCGAGGCGTCTCCGACGCGCTGGTCAGCCAGGTGGACCTGCTCGCCAGCCTGGCGGCGCTGACGGGAGAAAGCATCCCCGCCGGAGAAGCCCCGGACAGCGAGAACCAACTCGCCGCCTTGATGGGGGTCGATTCGACCGGGCGGAGGTCGCTGGTCGAGCAGCGAAACGCGGACTTGTTTGGCTTCCGCCAAGGCATGTGGAAGCTCTTTCCAGCGGTCGGACGCGGCAAAGGGGGGGAGGCCAGGCTCTACAATCTGGCCGACGACCTCGGAGAAACCAACGACCTCGCCGCGGACCAGCCAGGGCGCGTGAAGGAGATGACCGACCGGTTCAACCAGATCGTCGGGGACAGCGTCGTTCAAAAATCGCCACGGCGTCGCGGAGCGGGCAAATGACCGAAACGCAGGATCGGCAGCACACGAAGGCGGGCTCCCCAAGAGGGGCTCTGGAATTTGGGCTGCGCAACTTCATAGCTGCGATCGCGGCTTTGTTGCTTGCCTTTGGGCTGGTGGCCAGCGAGGGGTTGGCACGAGGCGCGGACGGTCGTCGGCCGAATGTCCTGATGATCGCGATCGACGACTTGAACGACTACGTCTCGGTCCTGCAAGACCACCCGGGCGTCAGCACGCCAAACTTTGACCGGCTCGCGAAGAGGTCCGTCAATTTCACCCGCGGCTACTGCGCCGCGCCCCTTTGCAACCCTTCGCGTGTGGCAGTCGTCACGGGTATGGCGCCGCATCAGACGGGCGTCTATCAGCTCGGGGATAGGATGTCCAGATCGGCGCCGGCGATGGCGGCCGTTGCGTTGGAGGAGCAGTTCAAGCGTCACGGCTACGACACCTACCTCACCGGCAAGTACTACCACGCCAACCAGGATCGATGGTTGCCGGCCAATCGCCTCGACGCGGCGTGGACCCAGAGGAAGCCGCCGTTCTCCGACCACGGGCCGATGGCAGGGAGCAACAAGGTAATGGGGGGCGGCGTTCTCGCGATCGGTCCGGCGCCGGGGGGGATGAAGTCGATGCCGGACGTGGCGATCTTGAAGAACACGCGGGCATGGCTCGCCGATCGCCACGCGAAGCCCTTCTTCTTGGCGCACGGCATCAGCAAGCCCCACGTCGCGTTCGTGGCGCCCCAGGAGTTTTTCGACCTGCACCCGCTCGGCTCCGTCGTTCTCCCGGAGACGATCGAGGACGACGACGCAGACATCTCGCCTTCGGTCGTCACGCTACTGCTGGGCACGAAGGACGCAGAGCAGTTCGCCAAGGTCCGCCGAGCAAAGAACGGCTGGCGAGAAGTCATGCAGGCCTACTTGGCTAGTATCAGCTTTTGCGATTGGGTGGTCGGCCAGATCCTGGATGAGCTCGACGCCAGCCCCTACGCCGACAACACGGTGATCGTCCTCTGGTCCGACCACGGCTACC from Pirellulimonas nuda includes:
- a CDS encoding ISAs1 family transposase, yielding MGEVSEAGIARHFEGLTDPRRREPIYPLVNVVVMALCAVLSGADDFVSIAAWSREKRGWLAKFLDLSAGVPSHDRFNAVFAALNPAEFEKCFLSWVTALHEVTDGQVIAIDGKTLRRSFDAASSKAAIHMVSAWATANHIALGQVVTDAKSNEITAIPRLLEMLEIKGCLVTIDAMGCQREIAERIVEGGGDYVLATKGNQPNLCEAIDAFFTAQLEDDCRNVACRRHESHEKGHGREEDRYYYLTKLPEGFPEREKWRGLKAIGMAVRITTHSDGAQTFDTRYYITSRYMSGKKFAEAVRGHWGIENSLHWQLDVTFGEDQCRVRKGHADANLSLLRRTALSLLKNNTSRKLGVKNKRLTAAWCDQYRLEVLCGA
- a CDS encoding sulfatase family protein codes for the protein MRPLLAYVFSALCAASQAIATGQPPAPAGREAARPNIVLIYADDIGYGDLSCYGAKKVATPNIDRLAAQGLRFTDAHSVASVCTPSRYSLLTGKYAFRQPGTGIASGVEGLLVDPARTTLPSMLKGSGYATGIVGKWHLGLGVKPTDYNGKIRPGPNDVGFEYAWIMPATGDRVPCVWVENDRVVNLDPTDPIKLDYRVKRGEPRSFVNGVPRIGEQTGGEAALWDDENISTVVAQKSNAFMERHQAGPFFLEVSTHNIHVPRVPNPRFIGKSDCGVRGDAIVELDWIVGEVLGKLEALGLADNTLVMFSSDNGGVLDDNGPDKVHGVGDPDGSNGHGPNGVLRGQKGTVWEGGTRVPMIARWPGHVRRGVSDALVSQVDLLASLAALTGESIPAGEAPDSENQLAALMGVDSTGRRSLVEQRNADLFGFRQGMWKLFPAVGRGKGGEARLYNLADDLGETNDLAADQPGRVKEMTDRFNQIVGDSVVQKSPRRRGAGK
- a CDS encoding sulfatase; this encodes MIAIDDLNDYVSVLQDHPGVSTPNFDRLAKRSVNFTRGYCAAPLCNPSRVAVVTGMAPHQTGVYQLGDRMSRSAPAMAAVALEEQFKRHGYDTYLTGKYYHANQDRWLPANRLDAAWTQRKPPFSDHGPMAGSNKVMGGGVLAIGPAPGGMKSMPDVAILKNTRAWLADRHAKPFFLAHGISKPHVAFVAPQEFFDLHPLGSVVLPETIEDDDADISPSVVTLLLGTKDAEQFAKVRRAKNGWREVMQAYLASISFCDWVVGQILDELDASPYADNTVIVLWSDHGYHIGEKERLHKRALWTQTCRVPFLVSVPGMEAAGRSCAEPVSLLDIYPTLNELCALDQPAPQALAGRSLAPLLENPDSDWPRVVVTSHDVGNAAATDVRYHYIRYADGSEELYDHQTDPREYHNLALRVEFEPIKGRLAAFLPRDWVRSSRPKAPRQRDGPVGASNPIKPKPVVPNQHSN